TTTCATTAAAGCGAGTTTATTATTCTTCATATATCCCTGTAAATGAAGATAATTTGCTACCGGTAGTACCTGAGCCCACATTTTTAAGGGAGCATAGGCTATACCAAGCTGATTGGCTACTTAGGTTTTATGACTTCAAAGCAAGTGAGCTTTTATCAGTCAATCAGAATTTCAATTTAGCACTTGACCCTAAAGCTAACTACGCACTTAACAACATGAATTTATTTCCAGTTAATATCCAAACGGCTAGCTATAAGCTGTTGCTCAGAGTTCCGGGAATAGGGGTAAGAAGTGCAAAGCGAATTGTCGAAGCTAGAAGATTTACTAATCTTAGATTTGAGGATTTAGTAAAAATTGGAGTAGTTATGAAACGAGCAAAATATTTTATAATTTGCAGGGGAAAATATTTTATGGATTTAAAATTCAAAGAGGAAACGATAAAAGATTATATAATTATGGATGAAAAAATTAAAAACAAAGTATCTGAAGGTGTTCAGCTAAGTATATTCGATCTTCCAAGCTACGAAATTATGAGTAGCGTAACAGGTGAATATTAAGATTTTTTAAGGAGATTTAATTATGCCTATTTTATTATATGATTCTACCTTCGATGGCCTGCTATGTGCCATTGCTAAGGCATTTAAATACAATTATGAGGATATAACTATAAAGGATAAATCATTAAGTCAGCTATCACTTATTGATAAGGTTATGGATATAAAAACTGATCCTATTCTTTCAAAAAAAATGTACGAAAGAATAGCAAGTCTCTGGGGAAGTCTAACAATTGAAAACATATACAAGGCATATTTATATCCAGAAACGGAGACTTTAATATTTAAGTATCTATACCTTCTTACTAAAGAAAAAGCTCCTCCTTTAGAGACCTTATCCCATGTCGAGCTTACTTTACTAGATAAGCGTATTCAATGTGTTTCTAGGGATATCCATAGGTGGTATGGATTTTTAAGATTTAAAGAAGTTAAGCCTA
The sequence above is a segment of the Acetoanaerobium noterae genome. Coding sequences within it:
- a CDS encoding TIGR03915 family putative DNA repair protein, with product MPILLYDSTFDGLLCAIAKAFKYNYEDITIKDKSLSQLSLIDKVMDIKTDPILSKKMYERIASLWGSLTIENIYKAYLYPETETLIFKYLYLLTKEKAPPLETLSHVELTLLDKRIQCVSRDIHRWYGFLRFKEVKPNTFYAYYEPKFDLTNLIIPHFISRFPNQNLVIHDTLRSYAALYNQVEIVYHRLEKLNLDLLSSYENNYQEMWKEYLHHLTIKERINPKRQMAFMPKKYWPFISEMKN